One region of Polynucleobacter sp. MWH-Aus1W21 genomic DNA includes:
- the recG gene encoding ATP-dependent DNA helicase RecG gives MTTKQAPSTLQKMGLDSPMALALHLPSRYEDETELLTIEEAIALGRFASAQTQGIVIRNQVLFRPRRQMIVTIEDETESLNLRFLNFYPSQQKQMAVGVHVRVRGEVRDGFQGSEMVHPTVRAVAPDAPLPNSLTPVYPASVGVSQAVIRKAVSQALRDPSLQESLAEFLPKKLMAELLPSNDWPSLQSAITYLHQPPADANTQSLLERTHPAWRRVQFEELLAQQISLKRAHAIRRERNAPSFAKARDEGQDKARVQSLEEGLLKVLPFKLTNAQDRVWSEISKDLSKSFPMNRLLQGDVGSGKTVVAALAAARIMDHGYQAAIMAPTEILAEQHYLKMKEWFEPLGVKIAWLSGSLKAKEKRLAQEVIENGQAQLIIGTHALIQESVSFAKLGLAVIDEQHRFGVRQRLEIQQRVGSELFYCHQLMMSATPIPRTLAMTYYADLDVSVIDELPPGRKPIATKVVKASRRDEVIGGLHSWLSKGLQAYWVCPLIEESEALQLQTATESFEQLTQALPGFKVGLVHGRLKAEEKAAVMAAFKANEIQLLVATTVIEVGVDVPNAALMVIEHAERFGYAQIHQLRGRVGRGSADSVCILMYAEPLSMAAKERLQTLRETSDGFVIAERDLSLRGPGELLGAKQSGDAMLRFVDLQRDAWLIELAQQAADRLLAEHADLVERHLERWLGSRAEFLKA, from the coding sequence ATGACTACTAAACAAGCGCCAAGCACACTCCAAAAAATGGGTTTAGACAGCCCTATGGCGCTTGCTTTGCACTTGCCATCCCGTTATGAGGATGAGACGGAGTTACTCACCATTGAGGAAGCTATTGCCTTGGGTAGGTTTGCCTCAGCCCAGACCCAGGGTATCGTGATTCGCAATCAAGTCTTATTTCGTCCAAGAAGACAGATGATTGTCACTATTGAGGATGAGACCGAGAGTCTGAATCTGCGCTTTCTTAATTTCTATCCCAGCCAGCAAAAACAGATGGCGGTCGGCGTCCATGTTCGAGTGCGTGGCGAGGTGCGAGATGGTTTCCAAGGCTCGGAGATGGTTCACCCGACTGTACGCGCTGTAGCTCCAGATGCGCCGTTACCAAATAGCCTTACTCCAGTCTATCCAGCAAGCGTTGGTGTATCACAGGCTGTTATTCGTAAAGCAGTTTCACAAGCTTTGCGCGACCCGAGTTTGCAAGAGAGCTTGGCAGAATTCTTGCCTAAAAAACTGATGGCAGAGCTATTGCCCAGTAATGATTGGCCCAGTTTGCAATCTGCAATTACCTATTTGCATCAGCCTCCCGCTGACGCCAATACTCAATCATTGTTAGAGCGGACGCATCCCGCCTGGCGCAGGGTGCAATTTGAAGAGTTGCTGGCTCAGCAAATTTCTTTAAAGCGAGCGCACGCGATTCGTCGCGAACGAAATGCACCAAGCTTTGCAAAAGCTCGGGATGAGGGTCAAGATAAAGCTAGAGTGCAATCACTTGAAGAAGGCTTGCTAAAAGTATTACCTTTTAAATTAACGAATGCGCAAGATCGCGTTTGGTCAGAAATTAGTAAGGATCTCTCTAAGTCGTTTCCTATGAATCGCCTACTTCAAGGGGATGTCGGTAGTGGTAAGACGGTAGTGGCCGCCCTGGCTGCAGCGCGGATTATGGATCATGGTTATCAAGCTGCCATCATGGCGCCTACAGAGATTTTGGCTGAGCAACATTACCTAAAGATGAAGGAATGGTTTGAGCCTTTGGGGGTAAAAATTGCTTGGTTATCAGGTAGCCTAAAAGCTAAAGAGAAACGACTGGCGCAAGAGGTGATTGAGAATGGGCAAGCTCAACTCATTATTGGTACACATGCGCTTATCCAAGAAAGCGTGAGCTTTGCCAAGCTTGGCTTGGCAGTCATTGATGAACAGCATCGCTTTGGCGTGAGACAGCGTTTGGAGATTCAGCAGCGGGTTGGATCAGAATTGTTTTACTGTCATCAATTAATGATGTCTGCCACCCCCATTCCAAGAACATTAGCAATGACGTATTACGCTGACCTGGATGTTTCTGTCATTGATGAATTGCCTCCTGGCCGCAAACCAATTGCTACCAAGGTGGTTAAAGCAAGTCGTCGTGATGAAGTGATTGGTGGGCTACATAGCTGGTTATCAAAAGGACTTCAGGCCTATTGGGTTTGTCCGCTTATTGAAGAGTCTGAAGCACTGCAATTACAAACAGCAACAGAAAGCTTTGAGCAGTTGACTCAAGCTTTGCCTGGCTTTAAGGTGGGCTTGGTGCATGGCAGATTAAAAGCAGAAGAAAAAGCGGCAGTGATGGCCGCCTTTAAAGCAAATGAAATTCAACTATTGGTCGCCACTACGGTGATTGAGGTGGGAGTTGATGTGCCTAACGCCGCATTAATGGTGATTGAGCATGCGGAGCGTTTTGGTTATGCCCAGATTCATCAATTACGCGGGCGCGTTGGTAGGGGGTCGGCAGATTCAGTCTGTATCTTAATGTATGCAGAGCCGCTTTCGATGGCTGCCAAAGAGCGTTTGCAAACTTTGCGCGAGACCTCAGATGGATTTGTGATTGCCGAACGTGATTTATCGCTACGCGGCCCCGGGGAGTTGCTCGGCGCCAAGCAGTCAGGCGATGCTATGTTGCGCTTTGTAGATCTCCAACGCGATGCCTGGTTAATTGAGCTAGCGCAGCAGGCAGCTGACCGTTTGCTTGCCGAGCATGCAGATCTGGTGGAGCGCCACCTAGAGCGCTGGCTAGGATCTCGTGCAGAGTTTCTAAAAGCTTGA
- a CDS encoding YggS family pyridoxal phosphate-dependent enzyme translates to MNSIVVNLMQVRERIELAALAAKREPEEIELLAVSKTFPASAVEEAMHAGQSAFGENYVQEAVEKIQKLAKLRPWLVWHFIGPLQSNKTREVAEHFDWVHSVDRLKIAERLSAQRSEFPDLAPLQVCAQINVSEEDSKSGVSLAEVEALCNAITSLPNLVLRGLMAIPAPSPHIEQQRQAFAAVRECFIQIQAAHAGELGYQFFDTLSMGMSDDLEAAILEGSTMVRVGTAIFGKRDKINK, encoded by the coding sequence ATGAATTCCATCGTTGTTAATTTGATGCAAGTCAGGGAGCGGATTGAACTTGCCGCTCTAGCAGCAAAACGTGAGCCTGAAGAAATTGAACTCTTAGCTGTCAGCAAAACATTTCCGGCTTCAGCAGTAGAAGAAGCCATGCATGCTGGTCAGTCTGCCTTTGGAGAAAACTACGTCCAAGAGGCTGTTGAAAAAATCCAGAAGCTTGCCAAATTACGCCCTTGGTTAGTTTGGCATTTCATTGGGCCACTACAAAGCAATAAAACTAGAGAGGTGGCTGAGCACTTTGATTGGGTTCACAGTGTTGATCGCCTCAAAATCGCAGAACGTCTTTCTGCCCAAAGAAGTGAATTTCCTGATCTAGCGCCATTACAGGTTTGCGCACAAATTAATGTAAGCGAAGAAGATAGTAAAAGCGGTGTCTCACTGGCGGAAGTTGAGGCACTTTGCAATGCCATCACCTCATTACCTAATTTAGTTCTCAGGGGCTTAATGGCCATTCCTGCACCTAGCCCACACATAGAGCAGCAACGTCAAGCGTTTGCCGCTGTTCGCGAATGCTTTATACAGATTCAGGCAGCCCACGCTGGTGAACTGGGATACCAGTTTTTTGACACCCTCTCTATGGGCATGTCCGATGATTTAGAAGCGGCAATCTTAGAGGGAAGTACGATGGTTCGTGTTGGCACAGCCATTTTTGGGAAGCGCGATAAGATTAACAAATGA
- the proC gene encoding pyrroline-5-carboxylate reductase, translating to MSTNKTAQNNSNAHITFIGGGNMGRALISGLLANGFEPNQISVVEANAVTALKLYEDYGVQGIGALEQIAFDFSKNNVVVMAIKPQDFNVVAKGLAAKLKHASAPGPLILSIAAGIRLKDMSRWLDHTRCVRAMPNTPALIGKGITGLFADTAVDQADRALAETICNAVGQAVWVSEEKLMDAVTAVSGSGPAYVFAFLEAMQSAGEKLGLDTATARKLAYATLEGATQLAHNSDEHAGVLREKVTSKGGTTAAALDVMKQQGWHEILEKAIDAASQRGKAMGDELGKN from the coding sequence ATGAGCACAAATAAAACTGCACAAAATAATAGCAACGCCCACATCACATTTATTGGTGGCGGCAATATGGGACGCGCCTTGATTAGCGGCCTCCTAGCGAACGGATTTGAGCCAAATCAAATTTCCGTTGTTGAAGCGAACGCCGTAACGGCTTTAAAGTTGTATGAAGACTATGGCGTTCAGGGTATTGGCGCCTTAGAGCAAATCGCTTTTGACTTCTCTAAAAATAATGTCGTGGTTATGGCAATTAAGCCCCAGGACTTTAATGTGGTTGCAAAGGGGTTGGCTGCGAAACTGAAGCATGCAAGCGCGCCTGGTCCACTGATCCTTAGCATTGCTGCCGGCATTCGCCTAAAAGACATGAGTCGTTGGCTGGATCACACACGCTGTGTTCGTGCCATGCCAAATACCCCCGCATTAATTGGCAAAGGCATCACTGGACTCTTTGCAGATACAGCAGTTGATCAAGCTGATCGCGCTTTAGCCGAAACCATTTGCAATGCAGTAGGTCAAGCGGTATGGGTGTCTGAAGAAAAACTGATGGATGCAGTCACCGCCGTATCCGGAAGTGGCCCCGCATATGTTTTTGCATTTCTTGAAGCAATGCAATCTGCTGGTGAGAAACTAGGTCTTGATACAGCAACGGCACGCAAACTTGCCTATGCGACCCTTGAAGGCGCTACGCAACTAGCTCATAACTCCGATGAGCATGCTGGAGTTTTGCGAGAGAAAGTAACCTCAAAAGGTGGCACTACTGCAGCAGCCTTAGATGTGATGAAGCAACAAGGCTGGCACGAGATTTTGGAAAAAGCAATTGATGCAGCGAGTCAACGTGGCAAAGCTATGGGTGATGAACTCGGCAAGAATTAG
- the ubiA gene encoding 4-hydroxybenzoate octaprenyltransferase produces the protein MSLKERFISYGYLIRLDKPIGTLLLLWPTLWALWLASSGTPDLSILLIFILGTFLMRSAGCAINDYADRDFDRHVKRTQGRPVTSGKISGKEAVAVAGALAFIAFLLIQPLNTFTKQLSILALLVAFIYPFTKRFFAMPQAVLGIAFGFGIPMAYAAILDFIPLEAWFLFIGNIFWAIAYDTAYAMVDRDDDLRLGLRTSAITFGQYDVIAIAISYGMLFLSQLWVAQLANLSNYFLVGWFAAFACAIYHLKLVSTRNRENCFKAFRHNNWLGGFLFLGIVLGLSIH, from the coding sequence ATGAGCTTAAAAGAGCGTTTCATTTCTTATGGGTATTTAATTAGGTTAGATAAACCTATTGGCACTCTATTGCTGTTGTGGCCTACGCTCTGGGCTCTCTGGTTAGCCAGTAGTGGTACCCCTGATTTATCTATCTTGTTGATCTTTATTCTGGGTACGTTTCTCATGCGTAGTGCAGGTTGCGCTATTAACGACTATGCGGATCGTGACTTTGATCGTCACGTAAAAAGAACCCAAGGACGCCCCGTTACAAGTGGAAAAATTTCTGGGAAAGAGGCAGTGGCTGTAGCAGGTGCGCTAGCTTTCATCGCTTTTTTACTGATCCAACCTCTGAATACATTTACAAAGCAACTGTCAATTCTTGCACTACTAGTAGCCTTTATCTATCCCTTCACCAAGCGTTTCTTTGCGATGCCTCAAGCAGTCTTGGGAATAGCTTTTGGCTTTGGTATCCCAATGGCCTATGCAGCCATCCTCGATTTCATTCCTTTAGAGGCTTGGTTTCTGTTTATTGGTAATATCTTCTGGGCAATTGCTTATGACACCGCATATGCCATGGTCGATCGTGATGATGACTTGCGCTTAGGTCTCAGAACCTCAGCTATCACTTTCGGTCAGTACGATGTTATTGCAATTGCAATAAGTTACGGGATGCTTTTTCTGAGTCAATTGTGGGTAGCGCAATTAGCTAATCTCAGTAATTATTTTTTAGTGGGATGGTTCGCAGCATTTGCTTGTGCAATCTATCACCTTAAACTGGTATCAACTCGCAATCGAGAGAATTGCTTTAAAGCATTCCGCCATAACAACTGGTTAGGCGGATTTTTATTTCTAGGAATTGTGTTGGGATTGAGTATTCACTAA